CCGTCAAGCTTCCACTTCCCTACGCCGGTTCTCTACTCTGTTATCTCCAGACTCGACCAAACCACTCTCCGCAAAAGAAAAAACTAGGGCGGCTCTTAGCCTCATCAAGTTTGAAAAGAATCCTAGTCGCATCGTCGAGATTTGCAAGGCTGCCTCCCTCACCCCCGAGGCCCCACTGGACCGGATCACTCTCTCAGTCGCCATCACCAAGCTCTCGGAATCGAATCACTTTGAAATCATCCGCGAGTTCCTCGATGACCTCAAGTCCCGCCCCGACCTCAGAACCGAGCGCTTTATTTCACACGCCATGGTTCTGTATGGCCAGGCGAAGATGATCGACCAGGCTATTCAAACATTTAAGCAATGCAATGAACTTGGCGTTGTTCCTTCAGTTAGGATTTTGAACTCTTTGATTTTCGCTTGCATTCTCGCCAAGGATTACAAGGAGGTTAGTCGCGTTTTCGTCGAGTTCCCGAAGGCTTACGGGATCGTACCGAATCGGGATACTTACAACAGGGTGATCCAGGCCTTTTCTGAGTCGGGCTCGACTAGCTCGGCGTACTCGATATTAGCGGAGATGGATAGGAAGAATGTGAAGCCTGATGCGACTACTTTTGGGTGCTTGTTATCTGGGTTTTACTCCGAAGAGCGGTTTGAGGAGGTGGGGAAAGTCTTGACATTGATGGAGAAGTATGGATTGCGTTTAGGGGTGAGTACTTACAACATTAGGATCCATAGTTTGTGTAAATTGAAGAAAGTGGAGGAGGCCAAAGCTTTGTTGGATGGTATGTTATCAAGGGAAATTAAGCCCAATTCCGTCACATATAGCCATTTGATTCATGGGTTTTGTAAAGCAGGGAAATTAGTTGAAGCCAAGAAACTGTTTAGAGAAATGACTCACAAAGGTTGCCAACCTGATAGTAACTGCTATTTTACACTGGTTTACTTCATGTGCCAAGGCAAGGACTTTGATAATGCGTTGGAGATTTCTAAGGAGAGTATTGCGAAGAAATGGGTTCCTAATTTCACCACTATGAAGTCTCTCGTGGATGGGCTAGTGAGTGCTTCGAAAGTAGCAGAGGCAAAGGAGCTTATTTCCCTAATCAAGGAAAATATTAGAGTGAAAGTAGATTTGTGGGATGAAATTGAAGCTGGCTTGCCTCAATGAAGATCATGTGTTTACATGTAATTCCTCTTTAGTTCCGTGAAACCATGAAAGTTGCAATTTTGAATAGAGGAATGTTCTTTCGCGACTAGAGAAACTCTCATGGTTAGATTTGGTAGAATGAGTTGTGGATGAACATTTGCTTACCATCAATGAGAATATATTTTCTGTTTTGATTCTCTCAGGAATTTTTGTATTTTGCTGTGAGTTCTTTATATTCGCCAGGTGAAAATGCCTTTGGCTGAGAAAGGGATTCAGAATGTTTGCTTAGATGTTGCTGAAATAACTATGATGATCATGCAATGAAAACCGAATAAgatcataatttatttattttttattttttttgcttgGAAAGGTTATTAGATTTGCAGCTTACCACGTCGATTACCTGTTAAGCTTCGCCAAGAGCATTTGGTTAGATTATGTTAAATTGATACTTGATCTACGTCTCTTTCCTTCTCAATGACATGGTAGAACCATAATTTATCAGCTTTTGTTATCTTATGTGCAAACTTGACAATTAATGAGAAATTTAAAACTATGCAACCCGAATTCCTTTGCAATACTTTAGTTGTGATAGAAAAACATAGTACATATATTAGACATGAAATAGGTAATTATTTGTAATTagacatgtaaatatatatttgtaattatttttcctCAACATCTCTCTCTTGCTATACAAGATCACACATTTTTTGGCATGCGTTTGTTAACAGCCACCAAACAACTTTGTGGTATCAAATGCATGCGATCTTAGTGCAATTATTTGATTGACATGCAATGAGCCAACTTGGATTCCCATCGTCTTTTTCTTGCTCACTGACCTCGAATTCATAGATACCATAGATTGTTTTAATGCCAACCACGTTTTATCATAAACTCGATGTTGTTCGCGGTCTATGCATTTGGTGCACTGGAGATTTTAAACTAGGTTTTCCCAGCTATCAATGCAGATCTTTTCCTCATGTATTGTGCTCCATATGCGGCAGTTGAACCCACAGTTGTTGACGCCACCAGCCAACTGCACCAAATTTGGAAAAGTTGGTGAAATCTCACAACGAAATTACATCAATGAAAAAGAAAGTGGTCTAGTCACCtcaaatatgtgatatatatctGAGTTACTTGCGTTCCAAAATCTGGTT
This genomic interval from Humulus lupulus chromosome 8, drHumLupu1.1, whole genome shotgun sequence contains the following:
- the LOC133795287 gene encoding small ribosomal subunit protein mS86 (rPPR1)-like, with the translated sequence MSLISRLRQASTSLRRFSTLLSPDSTKPLSAKEKTRAALSLIKFEKNPSRIVEICKAASLTPEAPLDRITLSVAITKLSESNHFEIIREFLDDLKSRPDLRTERFISHAMVLYGQAKMIDQAIQTFKQCNELGVVPSVRILNSLIFACILAKDYKEVSRVFVEFPKAYGIVPNRDTYNRVIQAFSESGSTSSAYSILAEMDRKNVKPDATTFGCLLSGFYSEERFEEVGKVLTLMEKYGLRLGVSTYNIRIHSLCKLKKVEEAKALLDGMLSREIKPNSVTYSHLIHGFCKAGKLVEAKKLFREMTHKGCQPDSNCYFTLVYFMCQGKDFDNALEISKESIAKKWVPNFTTMKSLVDGLVSASKVAEAKELISLIKENIRVKVDLWDEIEAGLPQ